A region of Corynebacterium glucuronolyticum DSM 44120 DNA encodes the following proteins:
- a CDS encoding glycoside hydrolase family 3 protein: MKIVSHVVPTITVDGETFRDLDRDGVLSPFEDWRLTPAERAADLARRLSVEEKAGLMIIGSHYPGDSSFLPNPVEGKLLNDEDVWKDKHPITGIPFPEPVLTAAASEKAVKERHQRYFIVRDNLKPRRLAEWTNAIQELAEETRFAIPAVFASNPRNHVSLVARFGVNESAGVFSEWPSELGLAALDDAELMREFGKLIAREWRAGGIHKLYGYMADVASEPRWSRFNGTFGEDTQLVADYIREVVTGMEEGGVATTIKHFPGGGVRIDGHDPHFPWGQTNEYPTEGALAKYHLPPFQAAVDAGCTSIMPYYAKPVNTSAKQLDEELWQSPSTQFDEVAFAYNKTIIGDLLRDKMGFTGYINSDSGVIDAMVWGVEELTEKERFAKAVKAGTDIFSDMSNPQKLVDAVADGLLTSDDLTGPATRLLTEIFALGLFENPYVDPAEAEKVIGNTETQALGEQKQRESVVILKKGEALPLDTSKKVYTFATGRTSIGEVQEKLDKAVDKRFTRADLDDADIAIVWARPEIELFEDDQEGVTLSINPEDCGVDLEQVKRIQEQVPTIVVVNFTNPWILEHLEPGADSLVGSFEITPDNLLDSLVGGEAKGHLPFAVPASMETVKASPRDVPGKYLGDDYAYVDSRGNRYAYGFGL, translated from the coding sequence ATGAAGATTGTTTCCCACGTAGTTCCCACGATCACAGTCGACGGAGAGACATTCCGCGACCTCGACCGCGACGGGGTGCTCAGCCCCTTTGAGGATTGGCGGCTGACCCCAGCGGAGCGCGCGGCAGACCTTGCCCGTCGCCTGAGCGTAGAAGAAAAGGCGGGGCTGATGATCATCGGCTCCCACTACCCGGGCGATTCCTCGTTCCTCCCCAACCCCGTTGAGGGCAAGCTCCTCAACGATGAGGATGTGTGGAAGGATAAGCACCCGATCACCGGGATTCCCTTTCCCGAGCCGGTGCTCACCGCCGCCGCCAGCGAGAAGGCGGTGAAGGAGCGGCACCAGCGCTACTTTATTGTGCGCGATAACCTGAAGCCGCGCCGCCTGGCGGAGTGGACGAACGCCATCCAGGAGTTGGCCGAGGAGACGCGCTTTGCCATTCCGGCCGTGTTCGCGTCGAACCCCCGCAACCATGTCTCCCTCGTTGCTCGCTTCGGTGTCAACGAGTCCGCAGGTGTGTTCAGTGAGTGGCCGAGCGAGCTGGGCCTTGCCGCCCTCGATGATGCGGAGCTCATGCGCGAGTTTGGCAAGCTCATCGCCCGCGAGTGGCGCGCCGGTGGCATCCACAAGCTGTACGGCTACATGGCCGATGTTGCCTCCGAGCCCCGCTGGTCCCGGTTCAACGGCACATTTGGCGAGGATACGCAGCTTGTCGCCGATTACATCCGCGAGGTTGTCACCGGGATGGAGGAGGGTGGCGTGGCCACCACCATTAAGCACTTCCCGGGCGGTGGCGTGCGCATCGACGGTCACGACCCGCACTTCCCGTGGGGTCAGACCAACGAGTACCCCACCGAGGGTGCGCTGGCGAAGTACCACCTCCCGCCGTTCCAGGCCGCCGTCGATGCGGGCTGCACGTCGATCATGCCGTACTACGCCAAGCCTGTGAACACCTCGGCAAAGCAGCTCGACGAGGAGCTGTGGCAGAGCCCGAGCACGCAGTTCGACGAGGTTGCCTTCGCGTACAACAAGACGATCATCGGCGACCTGCTGCGCGACAAGATGGGCTTCACTGGCTACATTAACTCCGACTCCGGTGTCATCGATGCCATGGTCTGGGGTGTCGAGGAGCTCACCGAGAAGGAGCGCTTTGCCAAGGCAGTCAAGGCTGGCACGGACATCTTCTCTGATATGTCCAACCCCCAGAAGCTTGTCGACGCCGTGGCTGACGGTCTGCTCACAAGTGACGATCTCACGGGGCCGGCCACCCGTCTCCTCACGGAGATCTTCGCCCTCGGTCTCTTCGAGAACCCCTACGTCGACCCCGCCGAGGCTGAAAAGGTCATCGGCAACACCGAGACGCAGGCGCTGGGTGAGCAAAAGCAGCGCGAGTCCGTCGTCATCCTCAAGAAGGGCGAGGCCCTGCCGCTGGATACGTCCAAGAAGGTCTACACCTTTGCCACCGGTCGTACGTCCATCGGTGAGGTGCAGGAAAAGCTGGACAAAGCCGTCGACAAGCGATTTACGCGAGCTGACCTGGACGATGCAGACATCGCCATCGTGTGGGCCCGCCCTGAGATCGAACTTTTCGAGGATGACCAGGAGGGCGTGACCCTCTCCATCAACCCGGAGGATTGTGGCGTTGACCTTGAGCAAGTCAAGCGGATTCAGGAGCAGGTGCCGACGATTGTCGTGGTGAACTTCACCAACCCGTGGATCCTTGAACACCTCGAGCCGGGCGCCGACAGCCTCGTCGGCAGCTTCGAAATTACCCCCGACAATCTCCTCGACTCGCTCGTAGGGGGTGAGGCGAAGGGCCACCTCCCGTTCGCCGTGCCGGCATCCATGGAAACCGTGAAGGCCTCCCCGCGCGACGTGCCGGGCAAGTACCTAGGCGATGACTACGCCTACGTCGATTCCCGGGGCAACCGCTACGCCTACGGCTTCGGCCTGTAG
- a CDS encoding S-(hydroxymethyl)mycothiol dehydrogenase: MDKVQAVISPAKGEPVELTTICIPEPGPNDVVVKIQACGVCHTDLAYQQGDVEDAFPFLLGHEAAGVVETVGDRVTHVAPGDFVVLNWRAVCGECRACKRGEPQYCFATFNASKKMTLEDGTELTPALGIGAFAEKTLIHEGQCTKVNPDADPAAAGLLGCGVMAGLGAAVNTGKVTRGQSVAVIGCGGVGMAAIAGAHLAGATTIIAVDTDESKLELAKEFGATHTLVSSESVVEDIQEITEFGVDVAIDAVGIPATWKQAFYARDLGGTVVLVGVPAPGQTVEIEAADIFSHGGALKSAWYGDCLPERDFPMYTDLYLQGRFPLDKFVTERIGLDKVNEAFETMKSGKVLRSVVVL, translated from the coding sequence ATGGATAAGGTACAAGCAGTCATTTCTCCCGCCAAGGGTGAGCCGGTAGAGCTCACCACCATTTGCATCCCCGAGCCTGGTCCGAACGACGTTGTCGTGAAGATCCAGGCGTGCGGCGTATGTCACACCGACCTCGCCTACCAGCAGGGTGACGTGGAAGACGCGTTCCCCTTCCTCCTCGGCCACGAGGCCGCCGGAGTGGTAGAAACCGTCGGTGACCGCGTCACCCACGTCGCTCCCGGCGATTTCGTCGTTTTGAACTGGCGCGCCGTGTGCGGCGAATGTCGCGCCTGCAAGCGTGGCGAACCGCAGTACTGTTTCGCCACTTTCAACGCCTCCAAGAAGATGACCCTCGAGGATGGCACGGAGCTCACCCCCGCCCTCGGCATCGGTGCCTTCGCCGAGAAGACCCTCATCCACGAGGGGCAGTGCACCAAGGTGAACCCGGATGCCGACCCGGCCGCTGCTGGCCTCCTCGGCTGTGGCGTCATGGCCGGCCTCGGCGCCGCCGTTAACACGGGCAAGGTTACCCGCGGTCAATCCGTCGCCGTCATCGGCTGCGGTGGCGTGGGCATGGCAGCCATCGCCGGAGCCCACCTTGCGGGTGCAACCACCATCATTGCCGTCGACACCGACGAGTCCAAGCTGGAGCTCGCCAAGGAATTCGGCGCCACCCACACCCTCGTGAGCTCCGAATCTGTCGTTGAAGACATCCAAGAGATCACCGAGTTCGGTGTCGACGTCGCCATCGATGCCGTCGGCATCCCCGCCACCTGGAAGCAGGCCTTCTACGCCCGCGACCTCGGCGGCACCGTCGTCCTCGTCGGCGTGCCCGCGCCGGGCCAGACGGTCGAGATCGAGGCCGCAGACATCTTCAGCCACGGCGGCGCACTCAAGTCCGCGTGGTACGGCGACTGCCTCCCGGAGCGCGATTTCCCCATGTACACCGACCTCTACCTGCAGGGTCGCTTCCCGCTGGACAAGTTCGTCACCGAGCGCATTGGCCTGGACAAGGTCAATGAGGCTTTTGAAACCATGAAGTCCGGCAAGGTCCTGCGCAGCGTGGTGGTGCTCTAA
- a CDS encoding glycosyltransferase produces the protein MQTLAVLMSVYHKVDPAEFAEALESIFSQTRPADEVILVKDGPLTDELDAIIDGYGDTLTVVPLERNCGLGAALARGLEHVTAEFTARMDTDDVSLPHRFETQLAWFAEHPETDALGSAMVEFSDAGDHGVRAMPEHAIEIHSYATINSPMNHPTVMFRTQSVRDAGGYQPIKNLEDYDLWARMLASGMRLHNLPEPLVRFRLDDAVFSRRAEGMWESEVQLQRNLAAYGLISKKRGLVNLLVRSAYRAIPQGLVRRVYETLFN, from the coding sequence ATGCAGACTCTTGCCGTGTTGATGTCGGTGTATCACAAGGTGGACCCAGCCGAATTCGCTGAGGCCCTCGAATCGATTTTCTCGCAGACCCGACCGGCCGATGAGGTGATCCTGGTGAAGGACGGGCCCCTTACGGACGAGCTGGATGCCATCATCGACGGCTACGGTGACACGCTGACTGTGGTTCCCCTGGAACGAAACTGTGGCCTGGGTGCCGCCCTCGCGCGTGGCCTGGAGCATGTGACTGCGGAGTTCACCGCCCGCATGGATACCGACGATGTGAGCCTGCCCCACCGGTTTGAGACTCAACTCGCCTGGTTTGCCGAGCACCCCGAAACCGATGCTCTCGGCTCGGCGATGGTGGAATTCTCCGATGCGGGCGACCATGGCGTGCGCGCCATGCCCGAGCACGCCATAGAGATCCATTCCTATGCCACAATAAACAGCCCCATGAACCACCCGACGGTTATGTTCCGCACCCAGTCCGTCCGGGACGCGGGTGGCTACCAACCGATCAAAAACCTGGAGGACTACGACCTGTGGGCGCGGATGCTCGCCTCGGGAATGCGTCTGCACAACCTCCCCGAGCCCCTCGTCCGCTTCCGGCTCGACGATGCTGTTTTCTCCCGCCGCGCCGAGGGCATGTGGGAATCGGAAGTCCAGCTGCAACGCAACCTCGCAGCGTACGGACTCATTTCCAAGAAGCGCGGGCTGGTCAATCTCCTCGTGCGGTCGGCCTACCGGGCAATCCCGCAAGGGCTCGTTCGGCGGGTGTACGAGACTCTGTTCAACTGA
- a CDS encoding MFS transporter, which yields MVLIPLAMALVAVSSINVALPSIEHALGASASQLQWMLAGYALTFGVFLVPFGRLGDLLGRSMFFTIGLALFCLSTALCGFASDPVILNIFRFIQGFAAAVYSPQTAGIIQTYFHGKERARAFAKFGLTVAVAVAIGPVIAGTIISALDPAWGWRWSFWFMVPVGIIGIFLALRWLPFADEKAHRKKGKLDLDPIGMLLLASTVVCIMYPFMYHGDNKLMWLLLPLAAILGFAWVQWERHYENCGNAPMVNLGLLKLRSFGWGTAISGIMFVGSTSIFSTLAIYLQNGQHFTALNAGLVGLGGAITSAITAYLSGNHSLEYGRQICIASLTSMVVGMTAAIAIIYFNGMHGLNVWWLFAAFAIVGLGQGAFGSANQTIAMLDVPGYEGGTAGAFKQTAERVATAIGNAIMTGILFSVLATTNWNHAITAAFMAILGILLVALVLQIVDLRKAKA from the coding sequence GTGGTACTAATCCCACTGGCTATGGCGCTTGTTGCGGTCAGTTCTATTAACGTCGCGCTGCCGTCGATTGAGCACGCGCTCGGCGCATCTGCATCGCAGCTGCAATGGATGCTGGCAGGCTACGCGCTTACTTTCGGTGTGTTCCTCGTCCCCTTCGGGCGACTCGGTGATCTCCTGGGTCGGTCGATGTTTTTCACCATCGGTCTCGCCCTATTTTGCTTGTCGACGGCCCTGTGTGGCTTCGCCAGCGACCCCGTCATTTTGAACATTTTCCGTTTCATCCAAGGGTTCGCCGCCGCCGTCTACAGTCCGCAGACCGCAGGCATCATTCAGACCTACTTCCATGGCAAGGAACGCGCCCGAGCTTTCGCTAAGTTCGGGCTGACCGTCGCCGTGGCGGTCGCAATTGGCCCGGTCATCGCAGGTACGATCATTTCCGCACTGGATCCCGCATGGGGCTGGCGTTGGTCCTTCTGGTTCATGGTTCCGGTCGGCATCATCGGCATCTTCCTTGCTCTCCGGTGGCTGCCATTTGCCGACGAGAAAGCACACCGGAAGAAGGGCAAACTCGACCTGGACCCGATCGGCATGCTGCTGCTCGCCTCCACCGTCGTCTGCATCATGTACCCCTTCATGTACCACGGCGACAACAAGCTCATGTGGTTGCTTCTCCCCCTCGCCGCCATCCTTGGATTCGCCTGGGTACAGTGGGAACGCCACTACGAAAACTGCGGAAACGCGCCGATGGTGAACCTCGGCCTGCTCAAGCTGCGCTCCTTCGGCTGGGGAACCGCCATCAGTGGCATCATGTTCGTCGGCTCCACCTCGATCTTCTCCACACTGGCCATTTACCTCCAGAATGGTCAGCACTTCACGGCCCTCAACGCTGGCCTCGTTGGCCTCGGCGGCGCGATCACTTCAGCGATCACTGCTTACCTCTCCGGTAACCATTCACTGGAGTACGGCCGCCAGATCTGCATCGCTTCTCTTACTTCCATGGTCGTGGGCATGACAGCCGCGATTGCGATCATTTACTTCAACGGAATGCATGGCCTGAACGTGTGGTGGCTGTTCGCAGCATTCGCAATTGTCGGCCTGGGACAGGGTGCCTTCGGCTCTGCTAACCAGACCATTGCGATGCTCGATGTCCCCGGCTACGAGGGTGGCACCGCCGGCGCATTCAAGCAGACCGCAGAGCGCGTCGCTACTGCAATCGGTAACGCGATCATGACGGGCATTCTGTTCTCCGTCCTCGCCACCACCAACTGGAACCACGCGATCACCGCAGCTTTCATGGCCATCCTAGGAATTCTTCTGGTGGCCCTCGTGCTGCAGATCGTAGACCTACGCAAGGCGAAGGCGTAG
- a CDS encoding MBL fold metallo-hydrolase, producing MAFTIEHAETSGLFKLDGGEWEVDNNIWVVGDDTEVYIIDAAHSVDPIAEVVGDRAVKGIICTHGHNDHITVAPQLSQKYDAPIFLHPGDRMLWNETHPDVAFQEIEDRQRFGIAGTDLEFISTPGHSPGSGCLYMPEAGVLFSGDTLFQGGPGATGRSFSSFEVIIDSIREHLLTLPAETLVYTGHGEHTTIGGEAPHLEEWIKRGY from the coding sequence ATGGCCTTCACTATTGAGCATGCGGAGACCTCCGGCCTGTTTAAGCTCGACGGCGGCGAGTGGGAAGTAGACAACAACATTTGGGTTGTTGGCGACGATACAGAGGTCTACATCATCGACGCCGCCCACTCCGTCGACCCCATTGCCGAGGTTGTTGGCGACCGCGCCGTGAAGGGCATTATCTGCACCCACGGCCACAACGACCACATCACCGTCGCCCCGCAGCTTTCCCAGAAGTACGATGCTCCCATCTTCCTGCACCCCGGCGACCGGATGTTGTGGAACGAGACCCACCCCGATGTCGCCTTCCAAGAGATTGAGGACCGTCAGCGCTTCGGCATCGCGGGAACGGACCTGGAGTTCATTTCCACCCCGGGCCACTCCCCGGGCAGTGGTTGCCTGTATATGCCGGAAGCAGGCGTGCTGTTTTCCGGCGACACCCTGTTCCAGGGCGGCCCGGGTGCCACAGGCAGGAGCTTCTCCTCCTTCGAGGTGATCATCGACTCCATCCGCGAGCACCTGCTCACCCTCCCCGCCGAGACCCTCGTGTACACGGGACACGGCGAGCACACCACCATCGGTGGCGAGGCCCCGCACCTGGAAGAGTGGATTAAGCGCGGCTACTAG
- a CDS encoding DUF2304 domain-containing protein yields the protein MIQVLLLAATAVLAIFFLSNRRKSRAKAGVKIGFVLFVIASVWAILRPDDLTVVANWVGVDRGTDLMLYALVIAFLFVTMSAYIRFREQELRYARLARAVALQNAVTPDDDTQP from the coding sequence ATGATTCAGGTCCTACTCCTCGCCGCCACGGCGGTCCTCGCCATCTTCTTCCTCTCCAACCGCCGCAAATCACGCGCGAAGGCCGGGGTGAAGATCGGCTTCGTACTGTTCGTCATCGCCAGCGTGTGGGCCATTTTACGGCCCGACGATCTGACGGTTGTGGCCAACTGGGTTGGTGTGGACCGAGGCACAGACCTCATGCTGTATGCGTTGGTCATTGCCTTCTTGTTTGTGACTATGTCGGCCTATATCCGCTTCCGTGAGCAGGAATTGAGGTATGCACGCCTCGCCCGCGCCGTAGCGCTCCAAAACGCTGTGACCCCGGACGACGACACGCAGCCGTAA
- a CDS encoding NAD-dependent epimerase/dehydratase family protein — protein MRALVTGGAGFIGSHLVELLVSEGHEPVVVDNLSHGKRENVPAGVPLVEADLLKIDVDELFDEYAPEVVFHLAAQIDVRKSVASPIFDAQTNILTTIRLAEAARSHDVRKIVFTSSGGAIYGAPTQFPVSEETPVDPHSQYAASKVSGEIYLNTYRHLYGLECSHIAPANVYGPRQDPYGEAGVVAIFSQHLLNGLPTKVFGSGSNTRDYVYVGDVARAFYLASGNKGGGMRFNIGTGVETSDRDLHSLVAAAAGATDDPEFAPARLGDLERSSLDSTRAREVLGWEPQVTLKEGIAKTVEYFRSVK, from the coding sequence ATGCGCGCACTTGTAACTGGTGGAGCCGGGTTTATTGGCTCCCATCTTGTGGAATTGTTGGTTTCTGAGGGACATGAGCCGGTTGTGGTGGATAACCTGTCCCACGGCAAGCGGGAAAACGTGCCTGCCGGTGTTCCCCTCGTCGAGGCGGACCTGTTAAAGATCGACGTGGACGAACTTTTCGACGAGTACGCCCCCGAGGTTGTCTTCCACCTCGCCGCACAGATCGATGTGCGCAAATCCGTGGCATCCCCAATCTTCGATGCCCAGACCAACATTCTGACCACGATCCGCCTGGCGGAGGCTGCCCGTAGTCACGACGTACGCAAGATCGTGTTCACGTCCTCCGGTGGCGCAATTTACGGTGCCCCCACCCAGTTCCCGGTCTCAGAAGAGACTCCGGTTGACCCGCATTCGCAGTACGCTGCATCGAAGGTCTCCGGTGAGATTTACCTGAACACGTACCGTCACCTGTACGGCCTGGAGTGCTCCCACATCGCCCCGGCGAACGTGTATGGGCCGCGTCAGGATCCGTATGGTGAGGCCGGTGTGGTGGCGATCTTCAGCCAGCACCTGCTCAACGGCTTGCCGACGAAGGTGTTCGGCTCCGGTTCCAACACCCGTGACTATGTCTATGTTGGCGACGTTGCTCGCGCGTTCTACTTGGCCAGTGGCAACAAGGGTGGTGGCATGCGGTTCAATATTGGTACTGGTGTGGAGACCAGTGACCGTGACCTGCATTCTCTTGTTGCTGCAGCTGCTGGTGCGACCGATGACCCGGAGTTTGCTCCTGCTCGCCTTGGTGATCTTGAGCGCAGCTCGCTTGATTCCACGCGTGCGCGCGAGGTCCTCGGCTGGGAGCCGCAGGTGACGTTGAAGGAGGGCATCGCCAAGACGGTGGAGTACTTCCGCAGTGTGAAGTAA
- a CDS encoding glycosyltransferase family 2 protein — protein sequence MQNQDTWLIIPCFNEGTVIGDVIRHARETFPNIVAVNDGSSDNSAEEIHKAGAHLVNHPVNLGQGAAIQTGVEYARSQPGAQYFVTFDADGQHQVKDVVSMLDRLRNEDVDIIVGTRFGRPRKEDDQVPWIKRLVLKTVVLLSSRTRKLGLTDAHNGLRVFNKKVADELNIRMNGMSHASEFVAQMDERGWRVSEQPVDILYTEYSMSKGQSLINGVNILADGFIARRLK from the coding sequence ATGCAGAATCAAGACACGTGGCTTATCATTCCGTGCTTCAATGAGGGCACGGTTATTGGTGATGTGATCCGCCACGCGCGCGAAACATTCCCTAATATCGTGGCCGTCAATGACGGCTCCTCGGATAACTCTGCGGAAGAGATCCACAAGGCCGGTGCCCATCTCGTCAACCACCCGGTGAATCTGGGGCAGGGTGCCGCTATCCAGACGGGCGTGGAGTACGCGCGTTCTCAACCTGGCGCGCAGTATTTTGTCACCTTCGATGCGGATGGGCAGCACCAGGTGAAAGACGTCGTGTCGATGCTCGACCGGCTGCGCAACGAGGATGTGGATATTATCGTCGGCACGCGGTTTGGGCGCCCGCGCAAGGAAGACGACCAGGTGCCGTGGATCAAGCGCCTGGTGCTGAAAACCGTCGTTTTGCTGTCTTCCCGAACCCGCAAGCTGGGGCTCACGGACGCACACAACGGCCTGCGTGTGTTTAATAAGAAGGTCGCCGATGAGCTGAACATCCGCATGAACGGCATGAGTCATGCCTCGGAGTTTGTGGCACAGATGGATGAGCGTGGTTGGCGCGTCTCTGAGCAGCCGGTGGATATTTTGTACACCGAGTACTCGATGAGTAAGGGTCAATCGCTGATCAACGGTGTCAATATTCTTGCCGACGGCTTCATCGCAAGGAGGCTCAAATGA
- a CDS encoding DsbA family protein, whose product MKKSLYWVLGAIALVAAVLIGYALGGSGKDKDAPPAPDPTTVSSVAPSTQAQAAVKIEPSGETGAFLWGPGKTIATSEDITHVHRRMANDPFATGKVDAPVVISEFSDFECPFCAKYANETYPQVLKDYVDKGLVRVEWNDMAVNGPDAVKAAEAGRAAAAQGKFHEFHNALYTASKDVQGHPENDIEDFVRFATEAGVPDLDRFRSEVESGTYTQAVTSATKYGASIGISGTPSFIIGDQFVSGAQPYEVFQKAIEEQLQKNK is encoded by the coding sequence ATGAAGAAGTCACTCTACTGGGTCCTCGGCGCTATTGCGCTGGTGGCCGCCGTCCTTATTGGCTACGCCCTCGGTGGCAGTGGCAAGGACAAGGATGCGCCACCGGCTCCCGACCCCACCACCGTCTCCTCCGTCGCCCCGTCGACGCAGGCGCAGGCAGCAGTGAAGATTGAGCCCTCGGGTGAGACCGGCGCTTTCCTGTGGGGCCCCGGTAAGACCATCGCCACCAGTGAAGACATCACGCATGTCCACCGCCGCATGGCAAACGACCCGTTCGCCACCGGCAAGGTCGATGCCCCTGTGGTTATCAGTGAGTTTTCCGATTTCGAGTGCCCCTTCTGCGCCAAGTACGCCAATGAGACGTACCCCCAGGTGCTGAAAGATTACGTGGATAAGGGCCTTGTCCGCGTGGAATGGAACGACATGGCCGTCAACGGCCCAGATGCTGTCAAGGCCGCCGAGGCCGGGCGCGCCGCCGCCGCTCAGGGCAAGTTCCATGAGTTCCACAACGCGCTGTACACCGCCAGCAAGGACGTCCAGGGCCACCCGGAAAACGACATCGAGGACTTCGTCCGCTTCGCCACCGAGGCAGGCGTTCCCGATCTTGATCGCTTCCGCTCTGAGGTGGAAAGTGGCACGTACACTCAGGCCGTCACCAGCGCCACCAAGTACGGCGCATCCATCGGCATCTCCGGTACGCCGTCCTTCATCATCGGTGACCAGTTCGTCTCCGGCGCACAGCCCTACGAGGTTTTCCAGAAGGCGATCGAGGAGCAGCTGCAGAAGAACAAGTAG